Proteins found in one Dryobates pubescens isolate bDryPub1 chromosome 1, bDryPub1.pri, whole genome shotgun sequence genomic segment:
- the LOC104307770 gene encoding PHD finger protein 7 — MEEMSDPEVMEQACQLCHRPNLDQDIYGLWQQHQDVCFHACCVYFTSGLTPVGFSGDIPAFRLSAIRRAIRQSAEKLCFVCGGSGASITCQESGCERSFHLPCATRGRCVTQYFEQYRAFCSRHRPQQAVLRDPEPGTDCLLCLEDVGDRQSFRTMVCPVCQHAWFHRDCIQGHALQAGISAFRCLLCRDKDQFQQEMLRMGIRIPRRPPEWETAQEFAALMERHSQCDAQHCLCPGGRGQAEEEGPWQLLLCSSCAAEGTHRCCSQLEDSTAQWECHGCAGPSNASSATLQEAGASTPRQPTQASSRASEAGEGCSSPSGPMRLRDRSRLQRRAQNPYSRPGRRSSGASSELAGASSELAAPSTASELPSGPSSPAPSLESSSRQSRPGPQRLRERSCPRRGAQAPYRRPSHRRRRR, encoded by the exons ATGGAGGAGATGAGCGATCCTGAAGTCATGGAGCAGG CATGCCAGCTGTGCCACCGGCCAAATCTGGACCAGGACATCTATGGGCTTTGGCAGCAGCACCAAGATGTCTGCTTCCATGCTTGCTGCGTG tacTTTACCAGCGGCCTGACTCCGGTGGGATTCAGTGGAGACATCCCAGCCTTCCGCCTCTCCGCCATCAGACGTGCCATCCGGCAGTCAGCAGAGAAG ctctgctttgtctGTGGCGGGAGCGGGGCCTCCATCACCTGCCAGGAGTCGGGCTGTGAGCGCAGCTTCCAtctgccctgtgccaccaggGGCAGATGTGTCACGCAGTACTTTGAGCAGTACAG GGCCTTCTGCTCCAGGCACCgcccacagcaggcagtgctgagggacccagagcctggcaccgactgcctgctctgcttggagGATGTGGGGGACAGACAGTCCTTCAGAACTATGGTGTGCCCCGTGTGCCAGCACGCCTGGTTCCACAGGGACTGCATCCAG ggccatgctctccaggctggcatCTCCGCATTTCggtgcctgctctgcagggacaaAGACCAATTCCAGCAGGAAATGCTGAGGATGGGGATCCGAATCCCCAggag GCCACCAGAATGGGAGACGGCCCAGGAATTCGCAGCCCTGATGGAGAGGCACAGCCAGTGCgatgcccagcactgcctgtgcccagggggcagggggcaggcagaggaagaggg accctggcagctgctgctgtgcagctcctgtgctgctgagggcacccaccggtgctgctcccagctggaggACAGCACGGCCCAGTGGGAGTGCCATGGATGTGCTGGCCCCAGCAATG CCTCCAGTGCCACCTTGCAGGAGGCTggtgccagcacccccaggcagcccactcaGGCATCCTCCCGTGcctctgaggctggggagggctgctccagcccttccgGGCCCATGCGGCTGCGGGACCGCAGCCGCTTGCAGCGCCGTGCCCAGAATCCCTACAGCCGCCCAGGCAGACGCT CCTCCGGTGCCAGCTCGGAGCTCGCTGGTGCCAGCTCGGAGCtcgctgctcccagcacagccagcgaGCTGCCCTCGGGGCCTTCCTCCCCcgccccaagcctggagagcagcagccgcCAAAGCCGCCCTGGGCCCCAGCGGCTGCGGGAGAGGTCCTGCCCGCGCCGCGGGGCACAAGCACCTTACAGGCGGCCCAGCCACCGCCGCAGGAGGAGGTGA